A stretch of DNA from Mycolicibacterium celeriflavum:
CCGCCGGCAGGGCTACCCGCGGCGGCGGTGGCGAGCATGCTGCGCCATCTGCAGTCCGGCGCGAGCCAGGCCGACCTGCAAGCGCACGCCCCCACGGTTGACCGGGCAGTCGTCGAAGACCTGATCGCATTGTTGGTCGACGCCGGTCTGGTCACCCCCACCCGGGCTCGACGAGGCCGCGCCGCGGCGGTGCGCATCCACGGCCGCGGCCCGCTGTCCGATCTGCTCGCCACCGCGCTGCGATGTTCGGGTGCGCGCCTCACCCACAGCAACCGCAGCGACACCGGCGCGCCGACCGAGCCGACCGATCTGGTGGTGCTCACCGACTACCTGGTCGCCGACCCGCGCGTGGTGCGCGAGTTGCACGCCGCCGGGGTGGCACACCTGCCGGTGCGGGTGCGCGACGGCGTCGGCCTGGTCGGGCCGCTGGTCATCCCCGGCGTGACGAGCTGCCTCGGGTGCGCGGATTTGCATCGCAGCGACCGAGATGCGGCGTGGCCCGCGGTCGCCGCGCAGTTGCGCCACACCGTCGGATGCGCCGATCGGGCGACCGTGCTGGGCACTGCGGCGCTCGCGCTCAACCAGGTCGACCGGGTCATCCGGGCCGTCCGTGGCGGGGCCGACACGGGTGGCTCCGCCGGGCCGCCGCAGACGCTCGACACGACGCTGGAGTTCGACGTCAACGTGGGTTCGGTGGTGGCGAGGCGGTGGTCGCGTCATCCGGGCTGCGAATGTTGACATCCATTGTTGGCAAGTCGTCGCGGGGTGTTCAGCGCGGTCGTGGATGATGGTCTGGTGAGTGACATCAAGCGGGGCCGGGCCGCGCGAAACGCCAAGCTGGCGAGCCTGCCCGTCGGCATGGCGGGCCGGGCCGCGTTGGGCTTCGGTAAACGGCTGACCGGTAAGTCGAAGGACGAGGTCAACGCCGAGCTGATGGACAAGGCGGCCCAGCAGCTGTTCACCGTGCTCGGTGACCTCAAGGGCGGCGCGATGAAGGTCGGCCAGGCGCTGTCGGTGGTGGAGGCCGCGATCCCCGAGCGATACGGCAAGCCGTACCGCGAGGCGTTGACCAAGTTGCAGCGCGAGGCGCCGCCGCTGCCGGCGGCCAAGGTGCACCGGGTGCTGGATCAGCAACTGGGCACCAAGTGGCGCGAGCGGTTCCAGTCGTTCGACGACAAGGCGATAGCGTCGGCGAGCATCGGCCAGGTCCACAAGGCGGTGTGGTCAGACGGTCGCGAGGTGGCCGTCAAGATCCAGTACCCCGGCGCCGACGAGGCGTTGCGCGCCGACCTGAAGACCATGCAGCGCATGGTCGGTGTGCTCAAGCAGTTGGCCCCCGGCGCGGACGTGCAGGGCGTGGTCGACGAACTCATCGAGCGCACCGAGATGGAACTCGATTACCGGCTCGAGGCCGACAACCAGCGCGCGTTCGCCAAGGCCTACGAGGACGACCCGAAATTCGTGGTGCCCAAGGTGGTGGCCAGCGCGCCGAAGGTCGTCATTCAGGAGTGGATCGAGGGCATCCCGCTGTCGCAGATCATCCGCGAGGGCACCCAGGAGCAGCGTGACCTGATGGCGACCCGGCTGTTCGAGTTCTGCGACGATGCGCCGCGCCGGCTCGAGATGGTGCACGGGGACGCCCATCCTGGGAACTTCATGCTGCTGCCCGACGACAAGATGGGTGTCATCGACTTCGGCGCGGTGGCGCCGATGCCGGGCGGCTGGCCAGTGGAGCTCGGCCAGATTCTGCGCTACGCCGTCGACAAGGACTACGACAAGCTGCTGCCCACCATGGAGAAGGCCGGCTTCATCCAGAAGGGCCAGCAGGTTTCCACGCGCGAAATCGATGAGATGCTCAAGCAGTACGTCGAACCGCTGGAGGTTCCGGTCTTCCACTACCGCCGGTCGTGGTTGCAGCGGATGACCACGTTGGAACTCGACCGCGCGGCGGGCCAGATCAGAACCGCTCGGCAGATGGACATCCCGCCGAAGTTGGCGATTCCCATGCGGGTGATCGCATCGATCGTCGCGATCTCCTGTCAGCTCGACGCCCACGTCGACACCCGGCGCATCGCCGATGAGTACGTTCCCGGCTTCGCCAACCCCGACGACGTCTAGCGGCCCCAGTCCCCGAGGCTCAGTTCAAGAACTCGCCTAGCAGGCGTTCCACAACTTCGGGTTGATCGACAGGAATCAGGTGGTTGGCCTCGTCGATGAGTTCAATTCGCGCGTGGGGCAACCGATCGCGTAACCGGGCGGCCATCTTGGGCCCGTCGTGAAGTGACTCCCGCCGGCCGACCATCACGAGGACGGGAAACTCAGCGGAGTTGAGCCGTTGCAGGTCGCAGGACCCGGGTCGCAACAGCGACAGAACCGGTTTGTGGAATCCGATTGCGCCGGTGACGTACTGCTGGATGATCATCCGCCACGGGTCCTGTTGCAGGCGCCGCCGGCCCACCGGTGTGGCCGTTGCTTCGATGAACTTTTCCAGACGCGCCTCGGTCGGGCGAAGATGGTTGGCAAGTAACCCGGACAGAATCCAGGTGAAATGCTGGTTGCTGACCAGTCCGACCGGTGCGATCAACGCAAGACGTTCGATGCGGCCAGGAAAGGCCATGGCGTAATGCGTCGCCATCCAACTCCCCATCGACATGCCGACCACCGCGGCTCGTTGGATACCGAGGGCGCTCAGCGCCTCGTCGAGCCATTCGACGACGAGGCCCGCGCCGGTGATCGGCTTTATCGAAACGCTCTTGTTGAGATCGCCGGGGGCGTCGAGCATCGTGACGCTGTGGTTCGCCACGAAAGTCGGCAGGAGCGGTACCCAGGAGGCGGAGCTGAACGCCAGAGGATGGATCGCGACGAGCGGAGGCATCGCTGGATGTCCCGCCGTCAGTACGTGCGTCAGGCCGAAGGACGTCTCCACATCGGATTCGGTGATCGGTACGGGGCTGGACGCGAGTGCCGCGTCATAGAGCTCGACGTATCGAGCGCGCGCGTCGTCGGACCGAAATGCCGCGACCTTCGCCATGGCGCCCCCTTAGCCGATGGGATCAACGTAACGATCACTCGGCCGTCCCGCCGGGAAACCCGACACCCCTAAGCCGCTGCCGGGTTTTCCGTGTTCTTGCGTGGCCGGCCCCGCGGCCGTTTGCGAGCGATGACGGTCCCGCGTTCGAGGATCTCACCACCCCAAACGCCCCATGGCTCTTGACGTTCCAGCGCAGCGGCCAGGCACTCGCGGCGGATCGGGCAATCCGCGCACAACGCCTTGGCGCGCTCGAGCTCGACGGGGTCTTCGGCGAACCACAGATCCGGATCGGCTCTGTGACACGGCACCGTCAACTTCGTCTTCTCTCGGCATGTCCCCGATGGGACGCTCTTTGCGCGAGCGCTCATCGCAGATGACATGGCTCGTACCTCGGCTTCCTTGGTTTCGTATCTCTTCGGATCAGTTCTGGCTGGATCCGGGACCGAGTCTTCGAGGCGTCGAACGGCTTTCGAAAGACGAAGGCCACGGATCCGGTTGACTGCGGGTCCGTGGCCTCTGTGGCGGAGATCGTGGCTTTACCTAAGTGGTGCCCCGATCGACGGACGATGCAGTCGCGGCGGCGGCGCGGCGCTTACGCTGCGGGGTGATGGCAGCGGCGGCAGCGGCGGCGTGCGCGGGATGGGCCGCAGCGGCGGTGGCGACGACGTGGAGGGCCCGCGGCATGCCGGCAGCCGGAATGGCCGCGCCTACGCCGGTGAACGCGCTGTTGCTGTTCACGATGTCGGCCCCTCCTCTCGCACAAAAAGCACCCAAGCGGTGCGATGTCGAGGCTAAGGGTAACAGCCGCAACGCACAACCGATTTTCTGACCTGCGGGTTTGGCGCGATTTTTACGACGATTGGCGTCCCTTGACCATGGCGAGCACATCGGCGCCGTACTGCTCGAGCTTGCGGGCGCCGATGCCCGGAATGGCGACCAGCGCGGCATCGTCGGCCGGCAGCATCTCGGCGATCGCGATCAGCGTGTTATCGGTGAATACCACGTAGGCGGGCACGCTCATTTCCTTGGAGGTGCGCAGCCGCCAGTCCTTGAGTTCGGTGAGCAGTTGCTCGTCGACGTCGGACGGGCAACTTTCGCAGCGGCGCAACATGATCGCGGGCGGTGCGGTCAACACGCTGTTGCATATGCGGCAGCGCGGGGTGGCGCCGCGCGCACGCCGCGGCTTCGTCGGGGCGTCCCCGCCATGTGACGACTGCGGTGCGATGCCGTTGAGGAAGCGGGACGGCTTGCGGCTCTGCCGTCCACCGGGCGTTCGGGCCAGCGCCCAACTGAGCGCCAAATGCACTCTCGCCCTGGTGATTCCG
This window harbors:
- a CDS encoding cyclodehydratase, whose protein sequence is MTRYALSAATPVLLRPDGAVQVGWDPRRAVMIRPPAGLPAAAVASMLRHLQSGASQADLQAHAPTVDRAVVEDLIALLVDAGLVTPTRARRGRAAAVRIHGRGPLSDLLATALRCSGARLTHSNRSDTGAPTEPTDLVVLTDYLVADPRVVRELHAAGVAHLPVRVRDGVGLVGPLVIPGVTSCLGCADLHRSDRDAAWPAVAAQLRHTVGCADRATVLGTAALALNQVDRVIRAVRGGADTGGSAGPPQTLDTTLEFDVNVGSVVARRWSRHPGCEC
- a CDS encoding macrolide-binding ATPase MABP-1, with protein sequence MDDGLVSDIKRGRAARNAKLASLPVGMAGRAALGFGKRLTGKSKDEVNAELMDKAAQQLFTVLGDLKGGAMKVGQALSVVEAAIPERYGKPYREALTKLQREAPPLPAAKVHRVLDQQLGTKWRERFQSFDDKAIASASIGQVHKAVWSDGREVAVKIQYPGADEALRADLKTMQRMVGVLKQLAPGADVQGVVDELIERTEMELDYRLEADNQRAFAKAYEDDPKFVVPKVVASAPKVVIQEWIEGIPLSQIIREGTQEQRDLMATRLFEFCDDAPRRLEMVHGDAHPGNFMLLPDDKMGVIDFGAVAPMPGGWPVELGQILRYAVDKDYDKLLPTMEKAGFIQKGQQVSTREIDEMLKQYVEPLEVPVFHYRRSWLQRMTTLELDRAAGQIRTARQMDIPPKLAIPMRVIASIVAISCQLDAHVDTRRIADEYVPGFANPDDV
- a CDS encoding alpha/beta fold hydrolase; this translates as MAKVAAFRSDDARARYVELYDAALASSPVPITESDVETSFGLTHVLTAGHPAMPPLVAIHPLAFSSASWVPLLPTFVANHSVTMLDAPGDLNKSVSIKPITGAGLVVEWLDEALSALGIQRAAVVGMSMGSWMATHYAMAFPGRIERLALIAPVGLVSNQHFTWILSGLLANHLRPTEARLEKFIEATATPVGRRRLQQDPWRMIIQQYVTGAIGFHKPVLSLLRPGSCDLQRLNSAEFPVLVMVGRRESLHDGPKMAARLRDRLPHARIELIDEANHLIPVDQPEVVERLLGEFLN
- a CDS encoding WhiB family transcriptional regulator, with amino-acid sequence MSARAKSVPSGTCREKTKLTVPCHRADPDLWFAEDPVELERAKALCADCPIRRECLAAALERQEPWGVWGGEILERGTVIARKRPRGRPRKNTENPAAA